One Lachancea thermotolerans CBS 6340 chromosome F complete sequence DNA window includes the following coding sequences:
- the CDD1 gene encoding cytidine deaminase (similar to uniprot|Q06549 Saccharomyces cerevisiae YLR245C CDD1 Cytidine deaminase catalyzes the modification of cytidine to uridine in vitro but native RNA substrates have not been identified localizes to both the nucleus and cytoplasm), which produces MQMNSPLEHLSTEEFEKLKRNALEARQRSYSPYSKFRVGCCIMLQSKECILGANVENASYGGAICAERTAAVKAVTSGFRSDWLCMAISGDSLETCISPCGICRQVIREFASLKMPIVMFNGDGSKHMIKTLQDLLPLSFGPEDLAE; this is translated from the coding sequence ATGCAAATGAACTCGCCTCTCGAGCATTTGTCTACCgaggagttcgagaagcttAAGCGCAATGCCTTGGAAGCTCGCCAGCGCTCTTACAGCCCCTACTCAAAATTCAGGGTAGGCTGTTGTATCATGTTGCAGTCTAAAGAGTGCATTCTGGGAGCGAATGTCGAGAATGCCAGCTACGGTGGTGCCATCTGCGCCGAGCGCACTGCGGCTGTGAAAGCAGTGACTTCGGGTTTCCGCAGTGACTGGCTTTGCATGGCTATTAGTGGTGATTCACTGGAAACTTGTATATCGCCGTGCGGGATCTGCAGGCAGGTCATACGGGAGTTCGCCAGTCTCAAAATGCCAATAGTGATGTTCAACGGCGACGGTTCAAAGCACATGATAAAAACTTTACAAGACCTTTTACCGCTGAGCTTCGGGCCCGAAGACCTTGCAGAGTAG
- the MAP1 gene encoding methionine aminopeptidase MAP1 (highly similar to uniprot|Q01662 Saccharomyces cerevisiae YLR244C MAP1 Methionine aminopeptidase catalyzes the cotranslational removal of N-terminal methionine from nascent polypeptides function is partially redundant with that of Map2p) yields MTSVAVRCSDAQCGKPCNSGLKCPICLKQGIDAQFCNEGCFKNSYKAHKAMHWKDDKPDSFDPFPKFKYTGKLRAAYPLTPRRAVPDEIEKPEWAYDGLPTQEQRNDTTNKIIIYSKDEIKKIRKVCMMGREVLDIAAAAVRPGVTTDEIDRIVHEETIKRGAYPSPLNYYNFPKSVCTSVNETVCHGIPDQTVLKEGDIVNLDVSLFYQGFHADLNETYYVGDNISKEALNTVETARECLKSAIKHCKPGSTFQELGDIIEKHAKDNKCSVVRTYCGHGVGKFFHCAPSIPHYAGNRTSGVMKPGMVFTIEPMINEGAWQDISWPDDWTAATKDGKLSAQFEHTLLVTEHGVEILTARNKKSPGGPRQRTK; encoded by the coding sequence ATGACTTCTGTCGCGGTCCGTTGTTCCGACGCTCAGTGCGGAAAGCCCTGTAACTCTGGTCTTAAATGCCCTATCTGCCTCAAGCAAGGCATCGATGCGCAGTTCTGTAACGAAggctgcttcaaaaacagctaCAAAGCGCACAAGGCCATGCACTGGAAAGATGACAAGCCAGACTCTTTCGATCCGTTCCCTAAGTTCAAGTATACCGGAAAACTGCGGGCCGCCTACCCACTGACGCCTAGGCGTGCCGTTCCAGACGAGATCGAGAAGCCTGAGTGGGCTTACGATGGGCTCCCTACGCAGGAGCAGCGCAACGACACCACAAACAAGATCATCATCTACTCCAAAGacgagatcaagaagattCGTAAAGTGTGCATGATGGGCCGTGAGGTCCTTGACATCGCCGCGGCTGCGGTCCGTCCTGGCGTGACAACCGATGAGATCGACCGCATTGTGCACGAAGAAACGATCAAACGTGGTGCATACCCTTCGCCACTAAACTACTACAACTTCCCCAAGTCTGTGTGCACCTCCGTGAACGAGACCGTATGCCACGGTATCCCAGATCAGACCGTGCTAAAAGAAGGCGACATCGTGAATCTTGATGTTTCTTTGTTCTACCAAGGCTTCCACGCAGACCTGAATGAAACTTATTACGTTGGTGACAACATCTCCAAAGAGGCCCTGAACACTGTCGAGACAGCGCGCGAGTGTCTGAAGTCCGCCATCAAGCACTGCAAACCTGGATCCACATTTCAGGAACTTGGCGATATCATAGAAAAGCACGCTAAAGACAATAAGTGCTCAGTGGTCCGCACTTACTGTGGCCACGGTGTTGGTAAATTCTTCCACTGCGCCCCCAGCATCCCACACTATGCCGGCAACCGTACATCTGGTGTCATGAAGCCCGGTATGGTGTTCACCATTGAGCCAATGATTAACGAGGGGGCTTGGCAAGATATCAGCTGGCCGGATGACTGGACCGCGGCCACCAAGGACGGTAAGCTCAGCGCTCAATTCGAGCACACACTGTTGGTCACTGAACACGGAGTTGAGATTTTGACCGCCAGAAACAAGAAGTCGCCTGGTGGGCCCAGACAGCGCACAAAGTAA